From Heliomicrobium undosum, the proteins below share one genomic window:
- a CDS encoding PocR ligand-binding domain-containing protein, with protein MALHQTGESEIAYGLKDLIDLDFLQRFQDSFSKAMGMASLTVDDKGPVTAPSNFTTFCMDLTRNTPEGARRCNECDLKGGKEAARTGRPAIYYCHGGLMDFAAPIVVEGRQIGSMLGGQVLPQPPDEAKFRRLAAELGIDPEIYVAAVRKIRVVPEESIRAAAELLYIVANALSAIGYQKLQVMKRVEEFEEMAVTIRDDADLLYQKVEEVDSQVGNLTMTTDKLKTATETSLKKVKETDEILRFIRSVADKTKLLGLNASIEAARAGEAGRGFNVVAKEVGSLASVSIESAGKIDKTLRSIQVGMSDIEEGVRQTGGVVDAHQAKMKEIRQKIDQFKELAKELQELTLELREKVKM; from the coding sequence ATGGCGCTACACCAGACCGGCGAAAGCGAAATCGCCTATGGCCTAAAAGACCTAATCGATCTTGATTTCCTGCAGCGATTCCAGGACAGTTTTTCCAAGGCCATGGGCATGGCCAGTCTCACCGTCGATGACAAGGGGCCGGTGACAGCGCCCAGCAACTTTACCACCTTCTGTATGGACCTGACGCGCAATACGCCGGAAGGGGCGCGCCGCTGCAACGAATGCGACCTTAAGGGGGGCAAGGAGGCGGCTCGCACAGGCCGGCCGGCCATCTATTACTGCCATGGGGGACTGATGGACTTTGCCGCACCCATCGTCGTGGAAGGGCGGCAGATAGGGTCTATGCTGGGCGGTCAGGTGTTGCCGCAGCCGCCCGATGAGGCGAAGTTTCGACGGCTGGCGGCTGAACTGGGCATAGACCCGGAGATCTATGTCGCCGCTGTCAGAAAGATTCGCGTTGTGCCCGAAGAGAGCATCCGCGCCGCTGCGGAGTTGCTCTATATCGTGGCCAATGCCTTGTCTGCCATCGGGTACCAGAAGCTTCAGGTGATGAAACGGGTCGAGGAATTTGAGGAGATGGCGGTCACCATCCGGGACGACGCCGATCTCTTGTATCAGAAGGTGGAAGAAGTCGATTCCCAGGTGGGGAATCTGACCATGACGACGGACAAGCTAAAAACGGCCACGGAGACCTCGCTGAAGAAGGTCAAAGAAACCGATGAAATCCTGCGCTTTATTCGCAGCGTCGCCGACAAGACCAAGCTGCTCGGACTAAACGCCTCCATTGAGGCGGCGCGGGCCGGTGAAGCGGGTCGAGGTTTTAACGTCGTTGCCAAGGAGGTCGGGAGCCTGGCGAGTGTATCCATCGAATCGGCTGGCAAGATCGACAAGACCCTTCGCAGCATCCAGGTGGGGATGAGCGACATCGAGGAAGGGGTGCGGCAGACCGGCGGCGTTGTCGATGCTCACCAGGCTAAGATGAAGGAGATTCGCCAAAAGATCGACCAGTTCAAGGAACTGGCCAAAGAGTTGCAGGAGCTAACCCTGGAACTGCGGGAGAAGGTAAAAATGTAA
- a CDS encoding DUF1540 domain-containing protein, with translation MSHIRCNVEECHYNSSEICQASTIKVRSRVADHMTSISDDTACETFVPKKV, from the coding sequence TTGTCGCACATCAGATGTAACGTTGAGGAATGCCACTACAATAGCAGTGAAATCTGCCAGGCGTCGACGATCAAGGTCCGCTCCCGTGTGGCCGATCACATGACCAGCATCTCCGACGATACGGCCTGCGAAACCTTTGTTCCGAAAAAGGTGTAA
- a CDS encoding TerC family protein: protein MEFLGSISGIHLSDFSDPAFWLSVGSIILIDLILSGDNAILIAMACRNLPKELRTKGIVWGTAGAIGLRMILGAAIIYLLKVPLLQAAGALLLVWIAVKLLVQENDHNAVDAPNRLWQAVKTIVVADAVMSLDNVVAVAGVSHGKPGLLWFGLLVSIPLVVYGSRLFLALIDRYAIILYAGAGILGWTAGKMLIHDPVLLSSLQELGASSFLLNDTFVAAAITAIVLIAGWLINDRKKGTPWGKEAKRL from the coding sequence TTGGAGTTCCTAGGGAGCATCAGCGGAATTCATCTAAGTGATTTTTCCGACCCAGCCTTCTGGCTGTCTGTCGGGAGCATCATCCTTATCGATCTGATCCTGAGTGGCGACAACGCCATCCTGATCGCCATGGCCTGCCGGAACCTGCCCAAAGAACTGCGGACCAAGGGTATCGTCTGGGGAACGGCCGGCGCCATCGGGCTACGCATGATCCTGGGCGCGGCTATCATCTACCTATTAAAAGTCCCGCTCTTGCAAGCCGCCGGCGCCTTGCTTCTGGTCTGGATCGCCGTCAAGCTGCTCGTGCAGGAGAACGATCACAACGCTGTGGACGCCCCCAACCGCTTGTGGCAGGCCGTCAAGACGATCGTTGTAGCCGACGCCGTCATGTCGCTCGACAACGTCGTTGCCGTAGCCGGCGTGTCCCATGGCAAACCGGGCTTGCTCTGGTTCGGCCTGCTCGTCAGCATCCCCCTCGTCGTGTATGGCAGCCGCCTCTTCCTCGCCCTGATCGACCGTTATGCCATCATCCTCTATGCAGGCGCAGGCATCTTGGGTTGGACAGCCGGCAAGATGCTGATCCACGATCCGGTCCTGCTTTCAAGTCTGCAGGAACTGGGCGCGTCGTCTTTTTTGCTGAACGATACCTTTGTCGCCGCTGCCATCACCGCTATTGTCTTGATCGCCGGCTGGTTGATCAATGACCGCAAAAAAGGGACGCCCTGGGGCAAGGAGGCAAAGCGCCTATAG
- a CDS encoding FHA domain-containing protein, translating to MAMTPCGRGHYYDPAKHSSCPHCGVRSLDINFTQPKQAEGYVPERTMPLQPGSAAAPGQAGNPQRGTEGERTVGIYRKKMGFDPVVGWLVCIEGNDRGRDYRIHSEKNFIGRSERMDIHISGDDTISRENHAAVSFNPKKGTFRFHAGDGKGLVYVNGEQVDTSVELSAYDIIEMGQTRLVFMPFCGERFQWES from the coding sequence ATGGCAATGACGCCTTGCGGTCGAGGGCATTATTATGACCCGGCGAAACACAGTTCCTGCCCCCATTGTGGTGTGCGCAGCCTCGATATCAACTTTACCCAGCCGAAGCAAGCGGAGGGGTATGTTCCCGAGCGGACGATGCCTTTGCAACCGGGATCGGCTGCCGCGCCCGGCCAGGCGGGGAATCCCCAGCGGGGAACTGAGGGAGAACGAACCGTTGGGATTTACCGCAAAAAAATGGGATTCGACCCCGTGGTGGGCTGGCTCGTCTGCATCGAAGGCAACGACCGGGGACGGGACTACCGCATTCACAGTGAAAAAAACTTCATCGGCCGTTCGGAGCGAATGGATATCCACATTTCCGGAGACGACACCATCTCGCGGGAAAATCATGCCGCCGTCAGCTTCAACCCGAAAAAAGGGACCTTCCGCTTCCATGCCGGCGACGGCAAGGGGCTTGTTTATGTCAATGGGGAACAGGTCGACACATCGGTGGAATTGTCTGCTTATGACATTATCGAAATGGGTCAGACGCGGCTCGTCTTTATGCCCTTTTGCGGGGAGCGGTTTCAATGGGAGTCGTAA
- a CDS encoding VWA domain-containing protein: MGVVKGGHLSLRMLASLLVAGLLCGGLFCPAGSAAAGEASALRISQTSVHYPEIKAYLHVLDGEGQPADAVQAGQLNATIGTARTPVTGLQPFAESGEGVAYIMLVDISKSIRLAQFKAMQEAMLNWVESLADRDRMAIVTFGADVKVPQDYTSDKAVLKEAVTALAPVDDHTQLHLGLVRATEMGRRTDPGLPDRRVIITLSDGEESFAGGVTKEEVLERIRSDRLPIYALGFFAPPLTETKQQHLNKLGEFARSSGGALFQTGTVSLPESYEQVRQQVRNVLVARLDGQQCPADGRLYRLQMNLAAGTRQLTDGAELRLYPAVLPSDEGEKKPVPISPGGDDGSKNHSMSPAIMAGGLLLLIAATAGLLMMRKKSGIEAAGSGAGLDTRSVAGTVAAPDHTEAREAFAEPRNVATEGLLEPEAYQIATPAAPKGITLRFTLMDRMDPTPHYERNLVDRIVIGKRTEWCDLVIDGDEGIDKRHCELLLEDDIVIINDLGTGGRTWVNGVPISERHRLYSGDLILLGRTELRIGFS; encoded by the coding sequence ATGGGAGTCGTAAAGGGCGGCCATTTATCTCTACGCATGCTGGCATCACTGCTGGTTGCCGGCCTTCTGTGCGGCGGCCTCTTCTGCCCCGCCGGCTCCGCTGCAGCGGGTGAAGCGAGCGCCTTGCGGATCAGCCAGACATCGGTACACTATCCGGAAATCAAGGCATATCTTCATGTTTTAGATGGAGAGGGACAACCGGCCGACGCCGTTCAGGCGGGCCAACTGAACGCCACCATCGGGACCGCCCGGACGCCGGTGACGGGGCTGCAGCCCTTCGCAGAGTCCGGTGAAGGTGTGGCGTACATAATGCTCGTCGATATCTCCAAGTCGATCCGGCTTGCCCAGTTTAAAGCGATGCAGGAGGCCATGCTCAACTGGGTGGAGTCCCTGGCGGACCGTGACCGGATGGCTATCGTCACCTTTGGCGCCGATGTCAAAGTGCCCCAGGACTACACCTCCGACAAGGCCGTGCTGAAAGAGGCGGTGACAGCCCTCGCCCCTGTAGACGATCACACGCAACTCCACCTGGGATTGGTGCGGGCGACAGAGATGGGACGGCGGACCGATCCCGGCCTGCCTGACCGGCGTGTCATCATCACCCTATCTGACGGCGAGGAGAGTTTCGCCGGCGGGGTGACCAAAGAGGAAGTTCTCGAAAGAATCCGTTCCGATCGGCTGCCCATTTACGCCCTGGGCTTTTTCGCGCCGCCACTCACGGAGACGAAACAGCAGCACCTCAATAAACTCGGAGAATTCGCCCGTTCCTCAGGGGGCGCTCTGTTCCAGACGGGAACAGTGTCACTGCCGGAGAGTTACGAACAGGTCAGACAGCAGGTTCGGAACGTGCTGGTGGCTCGCCTGGACGGGCAGCAGTGTCCCGCTGACGGACGACTCTACCGGCTCCAGATGAACCTCGCAGCGGGAACAAGACAGTTGACCGACGGGGCAGAATTGCGCCTTTATCCTGCGGTGTTGCCCTCAGATGAGGGAGAGAAAAAACCAGTTCCCATTTCTCCCGGCGGGGACGATGGGAGTAAGAACCATTCGATGTCTCCCGCCATCATGGCTGGCGGTTTGCTCTTACTCATCGCGGCGACTGCCGGGTTGTTGATGATGAGGAAAAAAAGCGGCATCGAGGCTGCAGGTTCTGGCGCGGGATTAGACACCCGATCCGTTGCCGGAACGGTCGCCGCACCAGACCATACGGAGGCGCGCGAGGCCTTTGCGGAGCCGCGCAATGTCGCGACTGAGGGGCTTTTGGAACCTGAGGCCTATCAGATCGCAACCCCGGCAGCGCCGAAAGGGATAACCCTTCGCTTCACCCTCATGGATCGCATGGACCCTACACCCCACTATGAGCGAAATTTGGTCGACCGCATCGTCATTGGGAAAAGGACGGAGTGGTGTGATCTGGTGATCGATGGAGACGAAGGGATCGACAAACGTCATTGCGAGCTCCTCCTTGAAGACGACATCGTCATCATCAACGATCTCGGAACAGGCGGGCGCACATGGGTTAACGGGGTGCCGATCTCAGAAAGACACCGCCTGTACAGCGGCGATCTGATTCTTCTGGGAAGGACGGAACTGCGTATCGGCTTTTCCTGA
- a CDS encoding PP2C family protein-serine/threonine phosphatase, whose amino-acid sequence MRLIPGSDQHIGEREEQQDAFGFSNLEDRELAKRVGVMVVVADGMGGLVMGGEASQAAAETMLREYAGKDQRETVGDALRRALEKANGAVWETARRAGQEGRAGSTLVAAVVFQDHLHWISVGDSRLYLYRKGQVARLTDDHVYGRTLEREVREGKLSAQEARDHPERHHLTSYLGLPRLEEVDANARPFPLQPGDRIILCSDGLYGSLTEKEMAEELDGEPGQASESLIRKALVKERPHQDNLTVAILACEPERLTAQARPLPEKGGQARLNTTQRNFEKKGWPGWMVTLIVSIVVFCFTAGALAGLYWPKFFGNAAVEKAVEQQSGENGKESTEEAKVKEQQWQDPSSNRLSDTPARPEIDPKAQPPASQSPESRQPGPDPGAEKLERLKPDLSKNGNNLYDKDLKTKPPLPSTGDTSGNKTIERR is encoded by the coding sequence ATGAGGCTTATTCCCGGAAGCGATCAACACATCGGGGAGCGGGAAGAGCAACAGGATGCCTTTGGCTTTTCCAACCTGGAGGACCGTGAACTAGCGAAGCGGGTTGGCGTCATGGTCGTCGTGGCCGACGGAATGGGGGGGCTGGTCATGGGCGGCGAGGCCAGCCAAGCCGCGGCAGAGACCATGCTACGTGAATATGCGGGCAAGGATCAGCGCGAAACTGTCGGCGATGCCCTTCGCCGTGCCCTGGAGAAGGCCAATGGCGCCGTGTGGGAGACGGCCCGGAGGGCGGGTCAGGAAGGCCGTGCCGGCAGCACCCTGGTCGCTGCTGTCGTCTTCCAAGACCACTTGCACTGGATTTCTGTTGGCGACAGTCGGCTTTACCTGTACCGGAAGGGGCAGGTGGCTCGCCTCACCGATGATCATGTCTATGGTAGGACCCTGGAAAGGGAGGTGCGCGAGGGGAAACTCTCCGCCCAGGAGGCCCGCGATCACCCGGAACGCCATCACTTGACGAGCTACCTGGGCCTCCCAAGGCTAGAGGAAGTCGATGCCAACGCGCGGCCCTTTCCGTTGCAGCCGGGAGACCGCATCATCCTCTGCAGCGACGGTCTTTACGGCAGCCTGACGGAAAAGGAGATGGCCGAAGAACTGGATGGCGAGCCTGGCCAGGCGTCAGAGTCGCTGATCCGCAAAGCCCTGGTGAAAGAACGTCCTCACCAGGATAATCTGACGGTGGCGATTTTGGCCTGTGAACCTGAACGACTAACAGCCCAAGCTAGGCCGTTGCCGGAAAAAGGCGGGCAAGCTCGACTGAACACGACACAGCGGAACTTCGAAAAAAAGGGATGGCCCGGGTGGATGGTCACCCTCATCGTATCTATTGTCGTCTTCTGCTTCACCGCCGGTGCGCTGGCCGGTCTGTACTGGCCCAAGTTTTTTGGCAACGCCGCGGTGGAAAAGGCTGTAGAGCAGCAATCAGGCGAGAACGGAAAGGAAAGCACCGAAGAGGCAAAGGTGAAGGAACAGCAATGGCAAGACCCATCTTCAAACCGATTGTCCGATACCCCTGCTCGCCCGGAAATAGATCCAAAAGCGCAACCACCTGCCAGTCAAAGTCCCGAAAGCCGGCAACCAGGTCCGGATCCTGGCGCAGAAAAATTGGAGCGACTCAAACCTGATTTGAGTAAAAACGGAAATAACCTCTATGACAAGGATTTAAAAACAAAACCTCCTCTTCCTTCAACAGGCGACACATCTGGCAACAAAACAATAGAAAGAAGGTGA